A window of the Arenibacter algicola genome harbors these coding sequences:
- a CDS encoding cellulose synthase family protein, which yields MGLTITYFIIAIYSISLLLIFFYSLAQLNLLVNYLGYKRRNKEAPKYNLLDPKEIPFVTIQLPIYNEEYVVERLLDNISKIEYPMSKLEIQVLDDSTDDSVHDTAKRIKALQETGLDIQHIRRTNRQGYKAGALKEGLDMAKGEFIAIFDADFLPSSDWLKKTVIYFKDQEIGVVQTRWGHINREYSTLTRIQAFALDAHFTLEQVGRNAKGHFINFNGTAGIWRKECILDAGNWEGDTLTEDLDLSYRAQLKNWKFKYLEDVETPAELPVVISAARSQQFRWNKGGAENFRKTVWSVISAKNISFKTKFHGVMHLLNSSMFLCVFLVALLSIPMMYIKNTYGHLGWVFEATSFFILSTVILFVCYWFTYKSIQGSSFDNFVDYIRIFFTFFSVALGFSLHNSIAVLEGHMGKRSEFVRTPKFNLNSITDSWKGNKYLATKLSPNMILEAALMLYFLFGMYSAIPLNDFGLFPFHFMLFLGFGYVFFKSLMARA from the coding sequence ATGGGACTAACAATTACTTACTTTATCATTGCGATTTACAGTATTTCATTACTATTGATATTCTTTTATAGTCTGGCCCAGCTTAATTTACTGGTCAACTATTTAGGATATAAAAGGAGAAATAAGGAGGCTCCAAAATACAATTTATTGGATCCAAAAGAAATACCATTTGTTACCATTCAACTTCCTATATATAATGAGGAGTATGTAGTAGAGCGTTTATTGGACAATATTTCCAAAATAGAATATCCCATGAGCAAGTTGGAAATCCAGGTTTTGGACGATTCTACGGACGATTCCGTACATGACACTGCCAAGAGAATAAAAGCGCTTCAGGAAACAGGACTGGATATACAGCATATTAGACGGACCAATAGGCAAGGCTATAAGGCAGGTGCCTTAAAGGAAGGTCTGGATATGGCCAAAGGGGAGTTTATTGCCATTTTTGATGCGGATTTCTTGCCTTCCAGTGATTGGTTGAAGAAAACTGTTATCTATTTTAAAGATCAGGAAATTGGTGTGGTGCAGACAAGATGGGGGCATATAAACAGGGAGTATTCCACTTTGACCCGTATACAGGCTTTTGCCTTGGACGCCCACTTTACATTGGAACAGGTAGGACGTAATGCCAAAGGACATTTTATAAATTTCAATGGTACCGCTGGTATCTGGAGAAAAGAATGTATTCTGGATGCTGGTAACTGGGAAGGTGATACCCTGACCGAGGATTTGGATCTTAGCTACCGTGCCCAATTAAAGAATTGGAAGTTTAAGTATTTGGAGGATGTAGAGACACCTGCAGAACTTCCTGTAGTAATCAGTGCTGCCCGTTCCCAGCAATTTCGTTGGAACAAAGGTGGGGCCGAAAACTTCAGAAAAACTGTTTGGAGCGTTATTTCTGCCAAGAACATTTCGTTCAAGACCAAGTTTCACGGGGTAATGCACTTGTTGAATAGCTCCATGTTCCTATGCGTATTTTTGGTGGCACTTTTAAGTATTCCCATGATGTATATAAAGAATACCTATGGTCACTTAGGATGGGTTTTTGAGGCTACCTCCTTCTTTATTCTGAGTACCGTAATCCTATTCGTTTGTTATTGGTTTACCTATAAGAGTATACAGGGCAGTAGTTTTGATAATTTTGTGGACTATATAAGAATCTTCTTTACGTTTTTCTCTGTGGCGCTCGGATTTTCTTTACACAACTCCATTGCGGTCCTGGAAGGGCATATGGGCAAAAGATCTGAGTTTGTCAGGACCCCAAAATTCAATTTGAACAGTATAACGGATAGCTGGAAAGGGAATAAATATTTGGCTACCAAACTTTCTCCCAATATGATTTTGGAAGCGGCCCTAATGCTTTACTTCCTTTTTGGAATGTATAGTGCCATTCCTTTGAACGATTTCGGGCTTTTCCCATTTCATTTCATGTTATTTTTGGGCTTTGGTTATGTATTCTTCAAATCCCTTATGGCAAGAGCCTAA
- a CDS encoding glycosyltransferase family 2 protein, whose protein sequence is MTDIKVIIPAYNEADSIANVIKEIPKNVSEIIVVNNNSTDDTALNAREAGATVLTEDRMGYGYACLMGINYISKQSKTPDIIVFMDGDYSDYPEELSKVVKPIVENDVDFVIGARTKALREEGSMTPQQVFGNALATTLMKWFFGASYTDLGPFRAIKYNKLLELEMEDKTYGWTVEMQLKVLKKGFTYTEVPVRYKKRIGISKVSGTVKGTIFAGVKILGWIFKYSLK, encoded by the coding sequence ATGACCGATATAAAAGTAATTATCCCTGCCTACAATGAAGCTGATTCCATTGCGAATGTCATAAAAGAGATCCCAAAAAATGTTTCTGAAATTATTGTTGTAAATAATAATTCCACGGACGATACGGCTCTGAATGCAAGGGAGGCCGGGGCCACTGTTCTCACCGAAGATAGGATGGGATATGGTTATGCCTGCCTTATGGGAATTAATTATATTTCCAAACAATCCAAAACACCCGATATTATCGTATTTATGGACGGAGACTATTCGGATTATCCCGAAGAACTTTCCAAAGTGGTAAAACCCATAGTGGAAAACGATGTGGATTTCGTTATTGGGGCCAGGACAAAGGCGTTGAGGGAAGAAGGATCAATGACCCCACAACAGGTTTTTGGAAATGCCTTGGCCACCACTTTAATGAAATGGTTCTTTGGAGCTTCGTATACTGATTTGGGTCCGTTTAGGGCCATAAAGTACAACAAGCTTTTGGAGCTGGAAATGGAGGATAAGACCTACGGTTGGACCGTGGAAATGCAGTTGAAGGTTCTAAAAAAGGGTTTTACATATACCGAAGTACCAGTGCGTTATAAAAAAAGAATTGGCATATCAAAAGTATCAGGTACGGTAAAAGGTACTATCTTTGCAGGCGTAAAAATCCTAGGTTGGATATTTAAATACAGTTTAAAATAA
- a CDS encoding 4Fe-4S binding protein, with protein sequence MQIIKKIGLFIFLIGLTIFTVLPFMGDFKVTPAALDQIIQEKGISSELFIQRIQEDVVGQEFHGMLSLSPQITQILEATNAQHRKEKEYKKIIYTAAHDMAAAVGKVSGNGFIVENKGLMWFLTFGLGILGSLLFIVPNIVLLGKKGIKNNGIYHENATNRGWIAWMVFVFLVSFYLVLYFRSEYAVNWTYLVDPISEFLSGNPAGHWFVYGFMYCTVMSVMAVRMYIKYRHNIYQTVRTTSVLFFQIVFAFLIPEIMVRLQMPYYDFKNAFPLDYDFFFQWNLKSLLNSGGIGLFILVWGIALTLVIVPVMVYFFGKRWYCSWVCGCGGLAETLGDPYRQHSSKSLFSWKVERWLVHGVLVFAVVMTVMTLYSFFTGSGTVLGLKTQTVQNTYSLLIGAFFAGVIGTGFYPIFGNRVWCRFGCPLAAYLGFVQRFKSRFRITTNGGQCISCGNCSTYCEQGIDVRAYAQKGENIIRSSCVGCGICSAVCPRGVLKLENGPLKGRINPTEILLGNDVDLMDLVNKK encoded by the coding sequence ATGCAAATAATAAAAAAAATAGGGCTTTTCATTTTTTTAATCGGTCTTACCATATTTACCGTTTTGCCTTTTATGGGTGATTTTAAGGTAACCCCTGCAGCTTTGGATCAAATAATTCAGGAAAAGGGAATTTCGAGCGAACTCTTTATTCAGCGTATTCAAGAAGATGTGGTGGGGCAAGAGTTCCATGGCATGCTTTCTTTATCGCCCCAAATAACCCAGATTCTTGAAGCGACCAATGCCCAGCATAGAAAAGAGAAGGAATATAAAAAGATAATTTATACGGCGGCGCATGATATGGCCGCCGCAGTGGGCAAAGTCTCGGGAAATGGTTTTATTGTGGAAAACAAGGGGCTTATGTGGTTCTTGACCTTCGGTCTTGGGATACTGGGATCCTTGCTTTTTATTGTTCCCAATATAGTTTTATTGGGTAAAAAAGGGATTAAGAATAATGGTATTTACCATGAGAATGCCACCAATAGGGGGTGGATTGCCTGGATGGTCTTTGTTTTTCTGGTTTCCTTTTATTTGGTACTATATTTTCGTTCGGAATATGCCGTAAACTGGACTTACCTAGTGGATCCCATCAGCGAATTTTTAAGCGGAAATCCTGCCGGACATTGGTTTGTGTACGGATTTATGTATTGTACGGTAATGTCCGTAATGGCCGTGCGCATGTATATTAAGTATAGGCATAATATATATCAAACGGTGCGTACAACCTCGGTCCTGTTCTTTCAAATAGTCTTTGCCTTTTTGATTCCGGAAATAATGGTAAGGCTACAAATGCCGTACTACGATTTTAAAAATGCCTTTCCGTTGGATTACGATTTCTTTTTTCAATGGAATTTAAAATCCTTGTTGAACAGTGGGGGCATCGGACTATTTATTCTAGTTTGGGGTATTGCACTTACCTTGGTAATTGTGCCTGTCATGGTCTATTTTTTTGGAAAACGATGGTACTGTTCTTGGGTGTGCGGTTGTGGCGGCTTGGCTGAAACCCTGGGGGATCCTTACAGGCAGCATTCCAGCAAATCCCTTTTTTCATGGAAAGTTGAAAGATGGTTGGTGCACGGGGTATTGGTCTTTGCCGTGGTAATGACCGTGATGACGCTCTATAGTTTTTTTACAGGGTCTGGCACGGTGTTGGGTTTAAAAACACAGACTGTACAGAATACCTATAGTCTATTGATCGGTGCATTTTTTGCAGGAGTAATAGGTACCGGGTTTTATCCCATTTTTGGAAATAGGGTATGGTGTAGGTTTGGTTGTCCCTTAGCCGCTTATTTGGGATTTGTACAACGCTTTAAATCGCGCTTTAGGATTACCACCAATGGGGGCCAATGTATTTCCTGCGGTAATTGTTCTACCTACTGTGAGCAAGGGATAGACGTCAGGGCCTACGCCCAAAAAGGGGAAAACATTATTAGGTCCAGTTGTGTGGGTTGCGGTATTTGTTCCGCGGTTTGTCCAAGAGGGGTCCTAAAATTGGAAAACGGACCACTAAAAGGAAGAATAAACCCTACTGAAATTCTGTTGGGGAACGATGTTGATCTAATGGATCTGGTCAATAAAAAATAA